A window of Formosa sp. Hel1_31_208 contains these coding sequences:
- a CDS encoding M48 family metalloprotease: MRGRNLKVRLFIGVAIALFFVIKRCSQREENPYTGRVQTISMTPDREIQIGLASAPQMAQQHGGLHPNNQYQALVDNVGRKLVNRSIAQQTPYNYEFHLLADPNTINAFALPGGQIFITYALFSQLENESQLAGVLGHEIGHVLGRHSAERIAESEYWQGLVTAGSVGGDVGGLVGGIGQQTLLTNGRDDELESDDLGVKFMMKAGYDPYEMIDVMEILKAAAGPNRVPEFQSTHPDPDNRIEQIEAAIEKYKNAL; the protein is encoded by the coding sequence ATGAGAGGAAGAAATTTAAAAGTAAGATTATTCATTGGAGTTGCCATAGCGCTCTTTTTTGTAATTAAACGATGTAGTCAAAGAGAAGAGAATCCATATACGGGTCGTGTGCAAACCATTTCCATGACTCCAGACAGAGAAATACAAATTGGTTTGGCTAGTGCTCCACAAATGGCTCAACAACATGGTGGGCTCCATCCAAACAACCAATATCAGGCTTTGGTAGATAACGTCGGACGGAAACTTGTGAATAGGAGTATTGCCCAACAAACACCATACAACTATGAATTCCATTTATTAGCCGATCCAAATACGATTAACGCCTTTGCTTTACCTGGTGGTCAAATATTTATTACTTATGCTTTATTTTCTCAACTAGAAAATGAATCACAATTAGCAGGTGTTCTTGGTCATGAGATTGGCCACGTTCTTGGTCGTCATAGTGCCGAACGAATTGCTGAAAGTGAATATTGGCAAGGGCTTGTAACTGCGGGTTCCGTTGGTGGTGACGTAGGAGGCTTAGTAGGAGGAATTGGTCAGCAAACTTTATTAACTAATGGTAGAGATGACGAGTTGGAAAGCGATGATTTAGGTGTGAAATTTATGATGAAAGCGGGATATGACCCTTATGAAATGATTGATGTTATGGAAATCCTGAAGGCTGCAGCTGGACCAAATCGAGTGCCAGAATTTCAAAGCACACATCCTGATCCTGATAATAGAATCGAACAAATCGAAGCCGCTATTGAAAAATACAAAAATGCGCTCTAA
- a CDS encoding M15 family metallopeptidase, whose translation MKRRSFIKTSAIAGLGLSAFPSVAFQHVNGLISYEELIGKGQPKLFGNGFSLRQEAHQAFIELVSEALKSDIRIQIVSSYRSFAHQNRIWERKYKQNITNGLSPANSINKIIEYSTIPGTSRHHWGTDIDIIDGQVKQPSNVLNPVHFEDHGCFSKLKSWMDAYANTFGFYLVYTNTNNRQGFKYEPWHYSYKPLSKLYLNTYQNYNLKTIINSEDLMGAEHFSNEFIDNYLNKNILDINPELL comes from the coding sequence ATGAAAAGACGTTCATTTATAAAAACATCGGCAATTGCAGGCCTAGGGCTATCGGCATTTCCATCGGTGGCCTTTCAGCATGTAAATGGGCTTATTTCTTATGAAGAACTCATAGGAAAAGGGCAACCTAAACTATTTGGGAATGGTTTTTCCTTGCGACAGGAAGCGCATCAAGCATTTATTGAATTAGTTTCTGAAGCTTTAAAAAGTGACATCCGCATTCAAATTGTGTCTAGTTATAGAAGCTTTGCACATCAAAATAGAATTTGGGAACGCAAATACAAGCAAAATATAACCAATGGACTCAGTCCTGCAAATAGTATTAATAAAATCATTGAGTACTCGACAATACCTGGAACATCACGTCATCATTGGGGCACAGATATAGATATCATTGACGGTCAAGTAAAACAGCCAAGCAATGTTCTTAATCCAGTACACTTTGAAGACCATGGTTGTTTTTCAAAACTCAAATCATGGATGGATGCGTATGCCAATACTTTCGGCTTCTATTTAGTGTATACAAATACCAACAATCGACAAGGCTTTAAATATGAACCTTGGCATTACAGTTATAAACCCCTCTCTAAATTATATTTGAATACCTATCAGAATTACAACTTAAAGACCATTATTAATTCTGAAGATTTAATGGGAGCTGAGCACTTTTCTAATGAGTTTATTGATAACTATTTGAATAAAAATATTTTAGACATCAATCCAGAACTTTTGTAA
- a CDS encoding GNAT family N-acetyltransferase, whose protein sequence is MTFQFKLLEASQIHDVIPLIQELTNHKFSDDLLKQRFTEMSTQNYECAVIQDENKIIGVTGMWFCTRHYAGKTVEIDHVYIDEAYRNMGLGKQFLSWIYDYVKTKGCQTAELNTYVQNYPSHKFYYNEGFEILGYHFLKKL, encoded by the coding sequence ATGACATTTCAGTTTAAATTACTCGAGGCCTCACAGATACATGATGTTATTCCCTTAATTCAAGAATTGACAAATCACAAATTTTCAGACGATCTCTTAAAACAGCGATTTACGGAAATGTCAACTCAAAATTATGAGTGTGCCGTTATTCAAGATGAAAATAAAATTATTGGAGTTACAGGGATGTGGTTTTGTACGAGACACTATGCAGGAAAAACTGTAGAAATTGATCATGTCTATATAGATGAAGCCTATCGAAATATGGGCTTAGGAAAACAATTTTTGAGTTGGATTTATGATTATGTAAAAACTAAAGGATGCCAAACCGCAGAGTTAAATACCTACGTTCAAAATTACCCTTCTCATAAATTTTATTATAATGAGGGCTTTGAGATTTTAGGTTATCATTTTTTAAAAAAGTTGTAA